In Arcobacter ellisii, a genomic segment contains:
- the rplB gene encoding 50S ribosomal protein L2: MAIKKFRPITPARRFMSVMDSSDITSKPTVRSLLVRVSAKAGRNNNGRITSRHKEAGAKKLYRIIDFKRNKFGVEGTVSTVEYDPYRNCRICLVTYLDGDKRYIIQPSGLKVGDKVAAAEAGLDILPGNAMNLMNIPVGTMVHNIEMKPGKGGQIARSAGGYAQIMGREDKYVIMRLPSGEMRKILGVCMATIGVVGNEDFTNMVVGKAGRSRHLGIRPQTRGSAMNPIDHPHGGGEGKTNSGRHPVTPWGMPTKGYKTRKKKASDKLIISKRKK, translated from the coding sequence ATGGCAATTAAAAAATTTAGACCAATAACTCCTGCAAGAAGATTTATGTCAGTTATGGATAGTTCTGATATTACTTCTAAACCAACAGTTAGATCATTACTTGTAAGAGTAAGTGCTAAAGCTGGTAGAAATAATAACGGTAGAATTACTTCAAGACACAAAGAAGCAGGTGCTAAAAAATTATATAGAATTATTGATTTCAAAAGAAATAAATTCGGTGTTGAAGGTACTGTATCTACTGTTGAGTACGATCCATACAGAAACTGTAGAATTTGTTTAGTTACATATTTAGATGGTGATAAAAGATATATTATTCAACCTTCTGGATTAAAAGTTGGTGATAAAGTTGCTGCTGCTGAAGCTGGACTTGATATTTTACCAGGTAACGCTATGAATTTAATGAACATTCCAGTAGGGACAATGGTTCACAATATTGAAATGAAACCAGGAAAAGGTGGTCAAATCGCTAGATCTGCTGGTGGATATGCTCAAATCATGGGTAGAGAAGATAAATATGTAATCATGAGATTACCTTCAGGTGAAATGAGAAAAATTCTTGGTGTTTGTATGGCTACAATTGGTGTAGTTGGAAATGAAGATTTTACAAATATGGTTGTTGGTAAAGCTGGTAGAAGTAGACACTTAGGTATTAGACCTCAAACTAGAGGATCTGCTATGAACCCTATTGATCACCCACACGGTGGAGGGGAAGGTAAAACTAACTCTGGTAGACATCCTGTTACTCCATGGGGTATGCCAACTAAAGGTTATAAAACTAGAAAGAAAAAAGCTAGTGATAAACTAATCATTTCAAAAAGAAAGAAGTAA
- a CDS encoding 50S ribosomal protein L23, which yields MADITDIKAILYTEKTIELQENGVIVVQTSPRMTKTGLKEVFKEYFGVTPLKVNSLRQDGKVKRFRGKPGKRADFKKFYVTLPEDAQIANLSA from the coding sequence ATGGCAGATATTACAGATATTAAAGCAATATTATATACAGAAAAAACAATTGAGCTTCAAGAAAATGGTGTAATCGTTGTTCAAACTAGTCCAAGAATGACGAAAACTGGTTTAAAAGAAGTATTTAAAGAGTATTTTGGTGTTACACCATTAAAAGTTAATTCTTTAAGACAAGATGGTAAAGTTAAGAGATTTAGAGGAAAACCTGGAAAAAGAGCAGATTTCAAAAAGTTTTATGTAACATTACCTGAAGACGCACAAATTGCGAATTTATCAGCTTAA
- the rplC gene encoding 50S ribosomal protein L3, producing MEFIVQKIGMSRTVSVPSTAVTLLKVLDAKVCEVTDGVALVSYSNGKKFNKAIEGQQKKFNLSKEFNRFATLTVANTEAGDLDVSGLCEGKVVKSTFKTKGRGFSGAVKRWNFAGGRASHGHRMGKRTGSIGNCEWPGRVQPGKKMPGQYGNTNVSVKNEVISFDAETGILVLKGSVSGANGSLGKVKVAK from the coding sequence ATGGAATTTATAGTTCAAAAAATCGGTATGAGTAGAACAGTTTCTGTTCCAAGTACAGCTGTTACACTTTTAAAAGTTCTTGATGCGAAAGTATGTGAAGTAACTGATGGTGTAGCACTAGTTTCTTATAGCAATGGTAAAAAATTTAACAAAGCTATAGAAGGTCAACAAAAAAAATTCAACTTATCTAAAGAGTTTAACAGATTTGCAACATTAACTGTAGCAAATACTGAAGCTGGTGATTTAGATGTTTCTGGATTATGTGAAGGTAAAGTAGTAAAATCAACTTTTAAAACTAAAGGTAGAGGTTTCTCTGGTGCGGTTAAAAGATGGAATTTTGCTGGTGGAAGAGCATCTCACGGTCACAGAATGGGTAAAAGAACTGGATCAATCGGTAACTGCGAATGGCCAGGAAGAGTTCAGCCAGGTAAAAAAATGCCAGGGCAATACGGAAATACAAATGTATCTGTAAAAAATGAAGTAATTTCATTTGATGCTGAAACAGGAATCTTAGTATTAAAAGGTTCAGTATCTGGTGCAAATGGTTCATTAGGAAAAGTAAAGGTTGCTAAATGA
- the rpsJ gene encoding 30S ribosomal protein S10 has translation MEKIRLKLKAYDHRVLDRSVASIVEAVKRTGADLRGPIPLPTKIRRYTVIKGPHVNKDSREQFEIRVHSRIIDIIAATPDTVDSLMKLDLAPEVDVEVRSMGQE, from the coding sequence ATGGAAAAAATCAGATTAAAGCTTAAAGCTTATGATCACAGAGTTTTAGACAGAAGTGTTGCTTCAATTGTTGAAGCTGTAAAAAGAACTGGTGCTGATTTGAGAGGTCCAATCCCTCTTCCTACAAAAATCAGAAGATATACAGTTATTAAAGGTCCTCACGTAAATAAGGATTCAAGAGAGCAATTTGAAATCAGAGTTCACTCAAGAATTATTGATATCATTGCAGCGACTCCTGATACTGTAGATTCACTAATGAAACTTGACTTAGCTCCTGAAGTTGATGTTGAAGTAAGATCTATGGGTCAAGAATAA
- the rplD gene encoding 50S ribosomal protein L4: protein MSKAIVLNEKFENNGEVVLPASYEEINSHNLYLYVKSYLASLRANTARAKTRAEVSGGGKKPKAQKGSGAARWGSKRSPLFVGGGQAFGPTKRNYNQKVNKKQKALALKYAINAQANNGSLFVVDSVKIESGKTKEAVAVLSKINKRDTLIVCDVIDEKTYLAFRNIKNCYMVEKQEVNAYLLAVYHSVLIEKSVLDALTKEA from the coding sequence ATGAGCAAAGCTATAGTATTAAACGAAAAATTTGAAAACAATGGTGAAGTAGTTTTACCTGCAAGTTATGAAGAAATTAATTCTCACAACTTATACTTATATGTTAAATCATATTTAGCATCATTAAGAGCAAATACAGCAAGAGCTAAAACAAGAGCAGAAGTAAGCGGTGGTGGTAAAAAACCTAAAGCTCAAAAAGGTTCTGGTGCAGCTAGATGGGGTTCTAAAAGATCACCATTATTCGTTGGTGGGGGACAAGCATTTGGACCTACTAAAAGAAACTATAACCAAAAAGTAAATAAAAAACAAAAAGCTTTAGCATTAAAATATGCTATTAATGCACAAGCTAACAATGGTTCGTTATTTGTTGTTGATTCAGTAAAAATTGAATCAGGTAAAACAAAAGAAGCAGTTGCAGTTTTAAGTAAAATAAATAAGAGAGATACATTAATAGTATGTGATGTTATTGATGAAAAAACTTATTTAGCATTTAGAAATATTAAAAACTGTTATATGGTTGAAAAGCAAGAAGTTAACGCTTATTTACTTGCAGTTTACCACTCAGTACTAATTGAAAAATCAGTACTTGATGCATTAACAAAAGAGGCTTAA